Sequence from the Fusobacterium periodonticum 1_1_41FAA genome:
CATTCATTTGAAAGAAATTAGCTCCCCCTCCACCAAAACCGAAGAATCCAGTAATAGTATATACAGGAAATATTAGGGTATTAAGAATAGCTAGAATAGCTCCACCTATACCTAAAAAATGTTCTTTTCCCACAGGAATAGATTTCTTAATATCTTTATTGATAAAATTATCAACTTTATTTGATACATCTTTTAAAGTTTCATTATCTTTTAAAGTATTAAAAGAAGGAGTTTCTGTTACTGGGATATAAGTAGTGAATTCACCCTCTTGTAAATTTTTAGAAACTTCTGTTATTTTTTTAGGTTCAGGAGCTTCTATATTAGAATTTTTTAACTCAGCTAATTTAGACTTTATAGCTTTTGCTGCAATATTTTGTATATTTTCTTCAGAATCAGCTGTAGCTGTTAGTCCTTCAAAATCTGGAAAAGATAATAAAATTGTGTTATCTTCTAAATATTTTGCCACTGCGATATAGTTTTTTGTTGTCATATTAAGCCTCCAATTAAAAATTTATTAACATTGTCATTATATCAAATTTTATCTGTTTTTTATAGCTTTTTATTTGTGTTAATGTCTATTTTTTAACATAAAATCTTTTCTTGCTTTTTCCATCCATCTATCTTGTGAGATCATTGCTTTTCCAACTGCAACAAAATCTAATAAATTATTTTCAACAAGCCAACTAGCTTGACTTTCTTTTTTTATTTTACTTACCCCTATAACAGGGATTTTTACATGTTTTTTTATTTCCGTTCCCATATAGATTATCCAATCTAAAGGAAAATCTTTAGGAAAGGTACTTATTTTTACTTGTCTTTTATATTCAGGATTAGGAACACCACTTGAAACATGTAATATATCCAAACCATAAGATTCTAGTTCTTTAGCATTTTCTATACCATCTTCAAGTTCAGGCTCATTTCCACCCATTCTATACCCAAGAATGAAATTATCATCAAATAAATATCTAGTATTCTCTATCAATTTTCTTGAAAAATAAAGTCTTTCTCCATATTTATCAGTTCTCTTATTCCAAAGTTTAGAATTTAATTGAGAGATTAAATAAGTATGAGCTCCATGAATTTCTATTCCATCAAAGCCACACTTTTTAGCTCTAATAAAAGCCTCTTCAAAAAGTTTTAAAATTCTGTCTAATTCTTCTTCATGAACTTCTACTATCTTATCTTTAAAGCCAGCATGATGAATTTGTATCATACAAGGTACATCATATTTATGAATTTCGTTAGCTACCTTAGTAAGTCCTTCAATAAAGCTATCATTCCAAATTCCAATTTGATTTTCTCTTAATTTTCCACTTTCTTCAACTGCTGAAGCTTCAACAATTATAAGTCCTACACCACTTCTAGCTATCATACCATACCAATTAATTAAATCTTCAGTGACATAGCCATCATCTTTTACAAGAGAAAATCTAACCATAGGGGGTAGAACTATTCTATTTTTTATATGTATATTTTTAATTTTAAAATCTGTAAAAATATTAATTTTTTCCATATACGTCCTTTTAAAAAATATAATAAAGCAATAAGCCGGCTAGTCCTGATGAAATAATTAAAGTGATGCTTCCTATTCTAAAGAATAGCCCACCTATCAGAACAGAGGCAAATATTATATATGATCTGTAGTCTATAAAATTATCTTTAACAAAAAGAGCAACAGCTGCTGCTAAAATAAGTCCTACAACAGTAATTCTTAAAGCTGCAAAAGTTCTTTTTACAACAGGGAGATTACTGAATTTTTTTAAGAATACAACTATAATAGTCATTATTATTATAGATGGTAGAACAACACTAAAAGTTGCAATAGTTGAGCCCATAGTTTGTGCAATTCTATAACCTACATGAGTTGCTAAATTTATTGATATAGGTCCTGGAGTTATCTGAGAAACAGCAACAATCTCCATAAATTCATGGAAAC
This genomic interval carries:
- a CDS encoding NADH:flavin oxidoreductase, yielding MEKINIFTDFKIKNIHIKNRIVLPPMVRFSLVKDDGYVTEDLINWYGMIARSGVGLIIVEASAVEESGKLRENQIGIWNDSFIEGLTKVANEIHKYDVPCMIQIHHAGFKDKIVEVHEEELDRILKLFEEAFIRAKKCGFDGIEIHGAHTYLISQLNSKLWNKRTDKYGERLYFSRKLIENTRYLFDDNFILGYRMGGNEPELEDGIENAKELESYGLDILHVSSGVPNPEYKRQVKISTFPKDFPLDWIIYMGTEIKKHVKIPVIGVSKIKKESQASWLVENNLLDFVAVGKAMISQDRWMEKARKDFMLKNRH
- a CDS encoding chromate transporter, coding for MTYLKLFLVFFKVGLFSFGGGYAILPLMQHEVVDINKWISFHEFMEIVAVSQITPGPISINLATHVGYRIAQTMGSTIATFSVVLPSIIIMTIIVVFLKKFSNLPVVKRTFAALRITVVGLILAAAVALFVKDNFIDYRSYIIFASVLIGGLFFRIGSITLIISSGLAGLLLYYIF